The Caballeronia sp. Lep1P3 genome window below encodes:
- the tolR gene encoding protein TolR, which yields MAGPIRSSMRGSSRRAMADINVVPYIDVMLVLLVIFMVTAPLVSPSIINLPTVGNAQPQEQQPPLVINIKADGSMNVRYKEEGGATQEQRMTKDDLNAFVLNRQESHPDQPVVIAADKTVKYEVVMNVMSDMKARGVKRVGLLVKSQ from the coding sequence ATGGCAGGCCCGATTCGTTCCAGCATGCGCGGCAGCTCGCGCCGCGCGATGGCCGACATCAACGTCGTGCCGTATATCGACGTGATGCTCGTGCTGCTCGTCATCTTCATGGTGACGGCGCCGCTCGTGTCCCCGTCCATCATCAATCTGCCGACCGTCGGCAACGCGCAGCCGCAGGAGCAGCAGCCGCCGCTCGTCATCAACATCAAGGCGGACGGCAGCATGAACGTGCGCTACAAGGAAGAAGGCGGCGCGACGCAAGAGCAGCGCATGACCAAGGACGACCTCAACGCGTTCGTGCTCAACCGGCAGGAATCGCATCCGGATCAGCCCGTCGTCATTGCGGCTGACAAGACGGTGAAGTACGAAGTCGTCATGAACGTGATGTCCGATATGAAGGCGCGCGGCGTGAAGCGCGTGGGATTGCTCGTCAAATCGCAATGA
- the tolQ gene encoding protein TolQ — protein sequence MNNTQDLSIVSLVIHASLLAQAVMALLLILSLLSWTFIFRKWFAIRRARAQTERFERDFWSGGDLQALYQSAANNRHTIGALERIFESGMREFLKGKERRITDPGAILDGSRRAMRAAFQREMDVLEANLAFLASVGSVSPYIGLFGTVWGIMNSFRGLANVQQATLANVAPGIAEALVATAIGLFAAIPAVVAYNRYAHDIDRLAIRFETFIEEFSNILQRQAH from the coding sequence ATGAACAACACACAAGACCTGTCGATCGTATCTCTCGTCATTCACGCGAGCCTGCTCGCGCAGGCCGTGATGGCGCTGCTCCTGATTCTGTCGCTTCTGTCCTGGACTTTCATTTTCCGCAAGTGGTTCGCCATTCGCCGCGCGCGCGCGCAGACCGAGCGCTTCGAACGGGACTTCTGGTCGGGCGGCGACCTTCAGGCGCTCTATCAGAGCGCGGCGAACAACCGCCACACCATCGGCGCGCTGGAGCGTATCTTCGAATCCGGCATGCGCGAATTCCTGAAAGGCAAGGAGCGCCGTATCACCGATCCGGGCGCGATTCTGGATGGCTCGCGCCGCGCAATGCGCGCCGCGTTTCAGCGTGAAATGGACGTCCTCGAAGCGAATCTCGCGTTTCTCGCGTCGGTCGGCTCGGTGAGTCCGTATATCGGTCTTTTCGGCACCGTGTGGGGCATCATGAATTCGTTCCGCGGTCTCGCCAACGTGCAGCAGGCAACGCTCGCGAACGTCGCGCCGGGCATCGCGGAAGCCCTCGTCGCGACGGCGATCGGCCTCTTCGCCGCCATTCCCGCCGTGGTCGCGTACAACCGCTACGCGCATGACATCGACCGTCTGGCGATCCGCTTCGAGACCTTTATCGAAGAGTTCTCGAACATCTTGCAGCGTCAGGCGCACTAA
- the ybgC gene encoding tol-pal system-associated acyl-CoA thioesterase: MSNPLLFEWPVRVYYEDTDAGGIVFYANYLKFFERARTEWLRACGIDQQRLAQSDGIVFVVKKTSVDYSAPARLDDVIQVKSRIERLGRASVDFHQEAWRDGVLLASGDIRVASVERASIRPVGIPQPVLDGLRRGPERSPRATHANQSADEPFAPHGGPSRE, translated from the coding sequence GTGAGCAATCCCCTGCTTTTCGAATGGCCGGTTCGCGTGTATTACGAGGACACCGACGCAGGCGGCATCGTGTTCTACGCGAACTACCTGAAGTTCTTCGAGCGGGCGCGCACGGAATGGCTGCGCGCGTGCGGCATCGACCAGCAGCGGCTCGCGCAGTCGGACGGCATCGTGTTCGTGGTGAAAAAGACATCGGTCGACTATTCGGCGCCCGCGCGCCTCGACGACGTCATTCAGGTCAAGAGCCGTATCGAGCGGCTTGGCCGCGCGTCGGTGGACTTTCACCAGGAAGCATGGCGCGACGGCGTGCTGCTCGCGAGCGGCGATATCCGCGTGGCATCCGTCGAGCGCGCCTCGATCCGTCCCGTGGGCATTCCGCAGCCGGTTCTCGACGGACTCAGACGCGGCCCAGAACGCAGCCCCCGTGCAACGCATGCGAATCAGTCCGCCGATGAACCCTTTGCGCCTCATGGCGGACCAAGCCGTGAATAG
- the ydfG gene encoding bifunctional NADP-dependent 3-hydroxy acid dehydrogenase/3-hydroxypropionate dehydrogenase YdfG, producing the protein MIVFVTGASAGFGAAIARSFVKGGHRVIATARRKDRLVALSNELGDALLPIELDVRDDNAVRNAIASLPAAFSQIDVLVNNAGLALGLEPAQRANLDDWKNMIDTNCAGLVAVTHAILPGMVERNRGHVFNLGSVAGSYPYPGGNVYGATKAFVRQFSLNLRADLAGTALRVTDIEPGLCGGTEFSNVRFKGDDDKAAGVYKDVQPLTPEDIADAIYWIATRPAHVNINAIELMPVAQTFGPLQIHRGS; encoded by the coding sequence ATGATCGTCTTCGTCACCGGCGCGTCCGCCGGCTTCGGCGCTGCCATCGCGCGCTCTTTCGTCAAGGGCGGGCATCGCGTCATCGCGACGGCGCGCCGCAAGGATCGGCTCGTTGCGCTCTCGAACGAACTCGGCGACGCGCTGTTGCCCATCGAGCTCGACGTGCGCGACGACAACGCCGTGAGGAACGCCATCGCTTCGCTGCCCGCCGCGTTCTCGCAGATCGACGTGCTCGTCAACAACGCGGGCCTCGCGCTCGGTCTCGAGCCTGCGCAGCGCGCGAACCTCGACGACTGGAAGAACATGATCGACACGAATTGCGCGGGCCTCGTCGCGGTCACGCATGCGATCCTGCCGGGCATGGTCGAGCGCAATCGCGGACATGTGTTCAATCTCGGGTCGGTGGCGGGCAGCTATCCGTATCCCGGCGGCAACGTCTACGGCGCGACCAAGGCATTCGTGCGGCAGTTCAGCCTGAACCTGCGCGCGGACCTCGCCGGCACCGCGCTGCGCGTGACCGACATCGAACCGGGGCTGTGCGGCGGAACCGAATTCTCCAACGTGCGCTTCAAGGGCGACGACGACAAGGCGGCTGGCGTCTACAAGGACGTGCAGCCGCTCACACCCGAGGACATCGCGGACGCGATCTACTGGATCGCCACGCGGCCCGCGCACGTCAACATCAACGCCATCGAACTGATGCCGGTTGCGCAGACGTTCGGACCGTTGCAAATTCACCGCGGCTCTTAA
- the glyA gene encoding serine hydroxymethyltransferase: MFDRAQSTLANVDPELLKAIEQENGRQEEHIELIASENYTSPAVMAAQGSQLTNKYAEGYPGKRYYGGCEYVDIVEQLAIDRVKQLFGAEAANVQPNSGSQANQGVFFAVLKPGDTIMGMSLAEGGHLTHGSPVNMSGKWFNVVSYGLNEAEDIDYEKTEALAKEHKPKLIVAGASAFALRIDFERLSQIAKSVGAYFMVDMAHYAGLVAAGVYPNPVPHADFVTTTTHKSLRGPRGGVILMKAEFEKQINSAIFPGIQGGPLMHVIAAKAVAFKEALSPEFKTYQQAVVENARVLAETLVKRGLRIVSGRTESHVMLVDLRAKKITGKAAEAALGAAHITVNKNAIPNDPEKPFVTSGVRLGSPAMTTRGFGVKEAEIVGNLIADVLDNPEDQANLERVRAQVADLTKRFPVYR; encoded by the coding sequence ATGTTCGACAGAGCCCAAAGTACCCTTGCCAACGTCGATCCCGAATTGCTCAAGGCCATCGAGCAGGAAAACGGCCGGCAGGAAGAGCACATCGAGCTGATCGCCTCGGAAAACTACACGTCGCCCGCGGTGATGGCGGCGCAAGGTTCCCAACTCACGAACAAGTACGCGGAAGGCTATCCCGGCAAGCGCTACTACGGCGGCTGCGAGTACGTGGATATCGTCGAGCAGCTCGCCATCGACCGCGTGAAGCAGCTCTTCGGCGCCGAAGCCGCCAACGTGCAGCCGAACTCCGGCTCGCAGGCGAATCAGGGCGTGTTCTTCGCCGTGCTGAAGCCGGGCGACACCATCATGGGCATGAGCCTCGCCGAAGGCGGCCACCTGACGCACGGCTCGCCCGTGAACATGTCGGGCAAGTGGTTCAACGTGGTGAGCTACGGCCTGAACGAAGCGGAAGACATCGACTACGAAAAGACCGAAGCGCTTGCGAAGGAACACAAGCCGAAGCTGATCGTCGCGGGTGCGTCGGCGTTTGCGCTGCGCATCGACTTCGAGCGTCTGTCGCAGATCGCGAAGAGCGTCGGCGCGTACTTCATGGTCGACATGGCGCACTACGCCGGTCTCGTCGCGGCGGGCGTGTATCCGAACCCCGTGCCGCATGCGGATTTCGTCACCACGACCACGCACAAGAGCCTGCGCGGGCCGCGCGGCGGCGTCATCCTGATGAAGGCGGAGTTCGAGAAGCAGATCAACTCGGCCATTTTCCCCGGCATTCAGGGCGGCCCGCTGATGCACGTGATTGCGGCGAAGGCCGTCGCGTTCAAGGAAGCGCTGTCGCCGGAATTCAAGACGTATCAGCAGGCTGTCGTCGAGAACGCGCGCGTGCTGGCGGAAACGCTCGTCAAGCGCGGTTTGCGCATCGTGTCGGGCCGCACGGAAAGCCATGTGATGCTCGTCGACCTGCGCGCGAAGAAGATCACCGGCAAGGCTGCGGAAGCCGCGCTCGGCGCCGCGCACATCACGGTGAACAAGAACGCGATTCCGAACGATCCGGAAAAGCCGTTCGTCACGAGCGGCGTGCGTCTCGGCTCGCCCGCCATGACCACGCGCGGCTTCGGCGTGAAGGAAGCGGAGATCGTCGGCAACCTGATCGCGGACGTGCTCGACAATCCGGAAGACCAGGCGAACCTCGAGCGCGTGCGCGCGCAAGTGGCCGATCTCACCAAGCGTTTCCCGGTCTACCGTTAA
- the nrdR gene encoding transcriptional regulator NrdR, protein MHCPFCRHEDTQVVDSRVSEDGAAIRRRRRCPACDKRFTTYERVELALPSVVKKDGSRTEFDRRKIVASMKLALRKRPVAADAIDAAVARIEYQLLGSGEREVRSERLGELVMNELRQLDTIAYVRFASVYKRFEDVSEFEDVLDEFRRAAPKKSASRKR, encoded by the coding sequence ATGCACTGCCCGTTCTGCCGACACGAAGACACCCAGGTTGTCGATTCCCGCGTGTCGGAGGACGGCGCGGCCATTCGGCGGCGCAGGCGCTGTCCCGCGTGCGACAAGCGTTTCACCACGTATGAACGCGTCGAACTCGCGCTGCCGTCGGTCGTGAAGAAAGACGGCAGCCGCACCGAGTTCGATCGCCGCAAGATCGTCGCGAGCATGAAGCTCGCGCTGCGCAAGCGTCCGGTCGCGGCCGACGCCATCGACGCAGCCGTCGCGCGCATCGAATATCAATTGCTCGGCAGCGGCGAGCGCGAAGTGCGCAGCGAGCGTCTCGGCGAACTCGTGATGAACGAGTTGCGCCAGCTCGACACCATCGCCTACGTGCGTTTCGCTTCGGTCTACAAACGCTTCGAAGACGTCTCCGAGTTCGAAGACGTGCTCGACGAATTCCGCCGCGCCGCGCCCAAAAAGTCGGCGTCGCGCAAACGCTGA
- a CDS encoding GspH/FimT family pseudopilin, which yields MQMNRPSRSGFTLVELCVVLAIMAIVATFATPSFFAWQTRDQIDARARSLFATLSLARAEAVRRGARVTLCRIDAARHCLASGKACDNGVTDWSCGWALFVDRDGVPALLRVEPAISSIAIAGAATDLLFTPPAGQVIGGFRSFDFGPRGAATTANGASRRCIRLAAGGRPRITQGSCGASA from the coding sequence ATGCAGATGAATCGCCCGTCCAGATCCGGCTTCACGCTCGTGGAACTTTGCGTCGTGCTCGCCATCATGGCGATCGTCGCGACGTTCGCGACGCCGTCTTTCTTCGCCTGGCAGACGCGCGACCAAATCGATGCACGCGCACGCTCGCTCTTCGCGACGCTCTCGCTTGCACGCGCCGAAGCCGTGCGTCGCGGCGCGCGCGTGACCCTGTGCAGGATCGACGCCGCGCGCCATTGCCTCGCGTCGGGGAAAGCGTGCGACAACGGCGTGACCGACTGGTCGTGCGGCTGGGCGCTTTTCGTCGATCGCGACGGCGTGCCCGCGCTGCTGCGCGTGGAGCCGGCGATATCGTCGATTGCGATAGCAGGCGCGGCGACCGACCTGTTGTTCACGCCGCCCGCCGGACAGGTCATCGGCGGGTTTCGCAGCTTCGACTTCGGCCCGCGCGGTGCGGCAACCACTGCGAATGGCGCGTCGCGGCGCTGCATCCGGCTGGCGGCAGGCGGCCGTCCGCGCATCACGCAAGGCAGTTGCGGAGCCTCGGCATGA
- a CDS encoding prepilin-type cleavage/methylation domain-containing protein has protein sequence MTTRQSGDSLLEVMIALSLTAITALGLIAVQSALARGERLALVRERAALVADSVAESIRTDADRAAVLSRWQASAASMLPDGDVAVIDRADGLYVATVSWHAADRSDPCPEPQVRPSASCISVAFAR, from the coding sequence ATGACGACGCGGCAATCCGGCGATTCACTGCTCGAAGTGATGATTGCGCTTTCGCTCACGGCGATCACGGCGCTCGGGCTGATAGCGGTTCAAAGCGCGCTCGCGCGGGGCGAGCGTCTTGCGCTCGTCCGTGAGCGCGCGGCGTTGGTCGCGGATTCGGTGGCCGAAAGCATCCGCACGGACGCGGATCGAGCCGCCGTGCTGTCGCGCTGGCAGGCGAGCGCGGCGTCGATGTTGCCGGATGGCGACGTGGCCGTGATCGACCGCGCCGACGGCCTGTACGTCGCGACCGTGAGCTGGCATGCCGCCGACCGTTCCGATCCGTGTCCCGAGCCGCAAGTGAGGCCCAGCGCTTCATGCATTTCCGTGGCGTTCGCACGATGA
- a CDS encoding PilW family protein — translation MNPRSPRSRVSRGHTLLELTISLALGMLIVVAALSLYRAQRAAFERAADVARIHDAGVSALELLAQQIQLAGFGTARSDAPLFGCTQGRVIGADTAASCESLASRSDGVQVRYAADIVATWPTSGGVPTDCIGQGVADAFVGNRFYAKPSTSTGEPELYCEGGGKQAQPLVEGIERIGLAYWLTGASSAVDASAIARDRWPDVHAVDICVQVRGFAVAGKRRTNYADCAGAPVTTDDGRTHQAFSRRVEIRNVSAPLDKGGA, via the coding sequence ATGAACCCGCGCTCGCCTCGCTCGCGTGTTTCGCGCGGTCACACGCTGCTCGAACTCACGATTTCCCTCGCGCTCGGCATGTTGATCGTCGTGGCCGCGCTTTCGCTGTATCGCGCGCAGCGTGCGGCGTTCGAGCGCGCCGCCGATGTCGCGCGCATCCACGATGCCGGCGTCTCCGCGCTCGAACTCCTCGCGCAGCAAATCCAATTGGCCGGCTTCGGAACGGCGCGCTCGGACGCCCCGTTGTTCGGCTGCACTCAGGGCCGCGTGATCGGCGCCGATACGGCGGCTTCGTGCGAGTCGCTCGCGAGCCGGTCGGACGGCGTGCAGGTTCGCTACGCGGCCGACATCGTCGCGACGTGGCCGACATCGGGCGGCGTGCCGACGGATTGCATCGGCCAGGGCGTCGCCGATGCATTCGTCGGCAACCGCTTCTATGCGAAGCCGAGCACGTCCACCGGCGAGCCCGAACTCTATTGCGAAGGCGGCGGCAAGCAGGCGCAGCCGCTCGTGGAAGGCATCGAGCGAATAGGGCTCGCTTACTGGCTGACCGGCGCATCCAGCGCGGTGGATGCGTCCGCCATTGCGCGCGACAGGTGGCCCGACGTCCACGCCGTCGACATATGCGTCCAGGTGCGCGGCTTCGCGGTTGCGGGCAAACGCCGGACGAACTATGCCGATTGCGCCGGAGCGCCTGTCACGACCGACGATGGACGCACGCATCAGGCGTTCTCGCGCCGCGTCGAAATTCGCAATGTCAGCGCGCCACTCGACAAAGGTGGAGCATGA
- a CDS encoding pilus assembly protein — protein sequence MYSRGIALPIVLLLASLMLVTAGAWLQTSLVAARATVAARERVQAFHAADSALIRCSRMLSSALPASGPVDQEPARWRLRSSFEGASALALAPFASWPYAMRAPQCLIETWPRAGQSSAISYLVTARGFGATPQTEAWLQLRIDMTGRTVTQQWRRVAGKPF from the coding sequence ATGTACTCACGGGGCATCGCGTTGCCGATCGTCCTGCTGCTTGCCTCGCTGATGCTCGTCACCGCTGGCGCGTGGCTGCAAACGTCGCTCGTCGCCGCGCGCGCGACCGTGGCGGCTCGCGAGCGCGTGCAGGCTTTTCACGCGGCGGACAGCGCGCTCATTCGTTGCAGCCGCATGCTTTCGTCCGCGCTGCCCGCAAGCGGGCCGGTCGATCAGGAGCCGGCGCGCTGGCGGCTCAGGTCGTCGTTCGAGGGAGCGTCGGCGCTTGCGTTGGCGCCGTTCGCATCCTGGCCTTACGCGATGCGAGCGCCGCAATGTCTGATCGAGACATGGCCGCGAGCCGGGCAGTCATCGGCCATTTCGTATCTCGTCACGGCGCGAGGCTTTGGCGCGACGCCGCAGACCGAGGCATGGCTGCAACTGCGCATCGATATGACCGGGCGCACCGTCACGCAGCAGTGGCGACGCGTCGCGGGCAAGCCATTTTGA
- a CDS encoding type IV pilin protein, with product MNGCGRRAGFSLLELMIALGVAAIIAMFALPAYRAHVAKAHRLDAAAALIRAAQFVESARLSQAASDAVALSAGMDQAPAGGVPVYRLALLAESATNGGYAIEAVPVSPGAMKDDACGVFVIDATGLRSNRLSGSAAPLDAAKSSACWAGKG from the coding sequence ATGAACGGATGTGGAAGGCGCGCGGGCTTCAGCCTGCTCGAATTGATGATCGCGCTGGGCGTTGCGGCGATCATCGCGATGTTCGCGCTCCCGGCGTATCGGGCGCATGTGGCGAAGGCGCATCGGCTGGATGCCGCCGCCGCGCTGATCCGGGCCGCGCAGTTTGTCGAGAGCGCGCGTCTTTCTCAGGCGGCGTCGGATGCCGTCGCATTGAGCGCCGGCATGGATCAGGCGCCTGCGGGCGGCGTGCCGGTTTATCGGCTCGCGCTCCTGGCGGAATCCGCGACCAACGGCGGGTATGCGATCGAAGCCGTTCCCGTGTCGCCGGGCGCAATGAAGGACGACGCATGCGGCGTGTTCGTCATCGACGCGACCGGCTTGCGCTCGAATCGGCTTTCAGGCAGCGCCGCCCCGCTCGATGCGGCGAAGTCGTCCGCATGCTGGGCGGGGAAGGGATGA
- a CDS encoding DUF3318 domain-containing protein: protein MSHNDATSPAAKHEVQQQLRKPHMRSLRKELLLARADVERMELRQATHDLRDSVAHLPLIGMLVPGVSRPGRRFGRRSATGGGISDMLSSLFSGGARGGKFGFLFKQYPVVGSLASLLLTKPVRRGLLRSAKPLVKWGGLGLAAWEGWRIWQQMKTTSVETSTDAVDPTVF from the coding sequence ATGAGCCATAACGACGCAACATCGCCGGCAGCCAAGCATGAAGTGCAGCAACAGCTTCGCAAGCCGCACATGCGCTCGCTGCGCAAGGAACTGCTGCTCGCGCGCGCGGATGTCGAGCGCATGGAACTGCGGCAAGCCACGCACGACCTCCGCGATTCGGTCGCTCATCTGCCGCTCATCGGCATGCTCGTGCCGGGCGTCAGCCGTCCGGGGCGGCGCTTCGGACGGCGCAGCGCGACAGGCGGCGGCATTAGCGACATGCTGAGCTCGCTTTTCAGCGGCGGCGCGCGCGGCGGCAAGTTCGGCTTCCTCTTCAAGCAGTATCCGGTGGTCGGCTCGCTCGCTTCGCTGCTGCTCACGAAGCCCGTGCGAAGAGGACTTCTGCGCAGCGCCAAACCCCTCGTCAAATGGGGCGGACTCGGTCTCGCCGCGTGGGAAGGCTGGCGCATCTGGCAACAGATGAAGACCACCAGCGTCGAAACCTCGACCGACGCCGTCGATCCCACCGTCTTCTAA
- a CDS encoding phage holin family protein has protein sequence MTTERLPRDSSPGPLRRILSSVFAIAETRLELIGIELQEEKERLIGVLFLGLAAMLLAMMALISLTVLIAIFFWDTYRWEALGGITLLYAVIAIVCGLRARSKLRDAPHLFDDTLDQFRKDRDIFN, from the coding sequence ATGACGACAGAACGGCTACCGCGCGATTCGTCCCCCGGACCCTTGCGCCGAATCCTGAGCTCGGTTTTCGCCATCGCCGAGACGCGGCTCGAACTCATCGGCATCGAGTTGCAGGAAGAGAAGGAACGGCTCATCGGCGTGTTGTTTCTCGGGCTCGCCGCGATGTTGCTCGCGATGATGGCCCTCATCTCCCTGACCGTGCTGATCGCGATCTTCTTCTGGGACACGTATCGTTGGGAAGCGCTCGGCGGCATCACGCTGCTGTACGCGGTCATCGCGATCGTGTGCGGACTGCGTGCACGCAGCAAGCTGCGCGATGCACCGCATCTTTTCGACGACACGCTCGACCAGTTCCGCAAGGATCGCGACATTTTCAACTGA
- a CDS encoding YqjD family protein: protein MSETHKERFMSDIKTVLADAEDLLRQAATATGERASELRETAMSRLKQAKEKAADAQVVVIERGRKAARATDDYVHEHPWASIGIAAGIGMVIGLLINRK from the coding sequence ATGTCAGAAACCCATAAGGAGCGATTCATGTCCGATATCAAAACCGTTCTGGCTGACGCTGAAGACCTGCTCAGGCAAGCCGCCACCGCTACCGGCGAGCGCGCTTCGGAGCTGCGCGAAACCGCCATGTCGCGCCTCAAGCAAGCCAAGGAAAAGGCCGCCGACGCGCAAGTCGTCGTAATCGAGCGCGGCCGAAAAGCGGCGCGCGCCACCGACGACTACGTCCACGAACATCCGTGGGCGTCGATCGGGATCGCGGCGGGCATCGGCATGGTCATCGGTCTGCTAATCAATCGGAAGTAA
- a CDS encoding acyl-CoA dehydrogenase: MADAARFNWEDPLLLDQQLTEEERMVRDAAHAYAQDKLQPRVMQAFREEKTDPAIFREMGELGLLGPTIPEQYGGPGLNYVSYGLIAREVERVDSGYRSMMSVQSSLVMVPIHTFGSDEQKEKYLPKLARGEWIGCFGLTEPNAGSDPASMTTRAKKVEGGYSLSGSKMWISNSPIADVFVVWAKLEEDGRDEIRGFILEKGWKGLSAPAIHGKVGLRASITGEIVMDEVFVPQENLLPNVRGLKGPFTCLNSARYGISWGALGAAEACWHTARQYTLDRKQFGRPLAANQLIQKKLADMQTEITLGLQGVLRLGRMKDEGTAAVEITSIMKRNSCGKALDIARLARDMLGGNGISDEFGVARHLVNLEVVNTYEGTHDVHALILGRAQTGIQAFF; the protein is encoded by the coding sequence ATGGCCGACGCCGCACGCTTCAACTGGGAAGATCCGCTGCTGCTGGATCAGCAATTGACGGAAGAAGAACGCATGGTGCGCGACGCGGCGCACGCTTACGCGCAGGACAAGCTGCAGCCGCGTGTGATGCAGGCGTTCCGCGAGGAAAAAACCGATCCGGCTATCTTCCGGGAGATGGGCGAACTCGGACTGCTCGGCCCGACGATTCCGGAGCAATACGGCGGACCCGGATTGAATTACGTGAGCTACGGCCTCATCGCGCGCGAGGTCGAGCGTGTGGATTCGGGCTATCGCTCGATGATGTCGGTGCAATCTTCGCTCGTCATGGTGCCGATCCACACGTTCGGCAGCGACGAACAGAAGGAAAAATATCTGCCGAAGCTTGCGCGCGGCGAGTGGATCGGCTGCTTCGGGCTGACGGAGCCGAACGCCGGCTCCGATCCGGCCAGCATGACGACGCGCGCGAAGAAAGTTGAAGGCGGTTATTCGCTGTCCGGCTCGAAGATGTGGATTTCGAACTCGCCGATCGCGGATGTGTTCGTCGTCTGGGCGAAGCTGGAAGAGGACGGCCGCGACGAGATTCGTGGCTTTATCCTCGAAAAGGGCTGGAAGGGGCTGTCCGCGCCGGCCATCCACGGCAAAGTGGGCTTGCGCGCGTCGATCACCGGCGAGATCGTGATGGACGAAGTTTTCGTACCGCAAGAGAACCTGCTGCCCAATGTGCGCGGGCTCAAAGGGCCGTTCACCTGCCTCAACTCGGCGCGCTACGGCATTTCCTGGGGCGCGCTCGGTGCGGCGGAAGCGTGCTGGCACACGGCGCGGCAATACACGCTCGATCGCAAACAGTTCGGCCGGCCGCTCGCCGCCAACCAGCTGATCCAGAAGAAGCTCGCCGACATGCAGACCGAAATCACGCTCGGCTTGCAAGGCGTGCTGCGCCTCGGCCGCATGAAGGACGAAGGCACGGCGGCAGTCGAGATCACGTCGATCATGAAGCGCAATTCGTGCGGCAAGGCGCTGGACATCGCCCGGCTCGCGCGCGACATGCTCGGCGGCAACGGCATTTCCGATGAATTCGGCGTCGCGCGCCATCTCGTCAATCTCGAAGTGGTCAACACCTACGAAGGCACGCACGACGTCCACGCGCTCATTCTGGGCCGCGCGCAGACGGGCATTCAGGCGTTCTTCTGA
- a CDS encoding IclR family transcriptional regulator: protein MTPDSSTNAAARTPPEGIDERRFVVALARGFDLLRAFRPGETLLGNRDFVERTGLPKATVNRLAYTLATLGYLRFDEAAGKYALDTGVLSLGFALLAGADTLELARPHMRALAREIGAAVSLGCRDGLDMIYLETIRSETALTLGLAPGSRLSMLTSSMGRAYLAVQEPAARDVLLEELGKAEGGAQVEAATRAIEDYARDGCCYSFREWHDDVNAIAAPFRDVRNGRWLVLSSSGPASSMDEAYFREVIGPKLRALAARLA, encoded by the coding sequence ATGACACCCGATTCCAGCACGAACGCCGCCGCGAGAACACCGCCCGAGGGCATCGACGAGCGGAGATTCGTCGTCGCGCTCGCACGCGGGTTCGACCTTCTGCGCGCGTTTCGCCCCGGCGAGACGCTGCTCGGCAATCGCGATTTCGTCGAACGCACCGGCCTGCCGAAAGCCACCGTCAACCGTCTCGCCTATACGCTCGCGACGCTCGGCTATCTGCGTTTCGACGAAGCGGCCGGCAAATACGCGCTCGATACCGGCGTGCTGTCGCTCGGCTTCGCGCTTCTGGCCGGCGCGGACACGCTCGAACTCGCGCGGCCGCACATGCGCGCGCTCGCGCGCGAAATCGGCGCGGCGGTGTCGCTCGGTTGCCGCGACGGGCTCGACATGATCTATCTGGAAACGATTCGCAGCGAGACGGCGCTCACGCTCGGCCTCGCACCGGGATCGCGCCTGTCCATGCTCACGAGTTCGATGGGCCGCGCGTATCTCGCGGTCCAGGAACCGGCGGCGCGCGACGTGTTGCTGGAGGAATTGGGGAAAGCGGAGGGCGGGGCGCAGGTGGAAGCCGCGACGCGCGCCATCGAGGATTACGCTCGCGATGGCTGTTGCTACTCGTTTCGCGAATGGCACGACGACGTCAACGCGATCGCCGCGCCTTTTCGGGACGTGCGCAATGGCCGCTGGCTCGTGCTGAGCAGCAGCGGCCCGGCATCGTCGATGGACGAGGCGTATTTCCGCGAGGTCATCGGGCCGAAGCTGAGAGCACTGGCGGCGCGCCTCGCGTAG